From Syntrophomonadaceae bacterium, one genomic window encodes:
- a CDS encoding CoA-binding protein, with protein MEFLQVQNIAVVGISDKPERDSNKVAHYLIEQGFSVIPVNPALDQVLGLTCYPSLLAIPPELKVDVVTIFRRPDQVEPVVQEAIQRGVKTVWMQLGVINPEAAAKAEAAGLEVVMDKCIKIEHGKWKENGAL; from the coding sequence ATGGAATTTCTTCAGGTGCAGAACATAGCCGTGGTAGGCATTTCAGACAAGCCGGAGCGGGACAGCAACAAAGTAGCCCACTACTTGATCGAGCAGGGTTTTTCCGTTATTCCAGTCAACCCCGCCCTCGACCAGGTTTTAGGCCTTACCTGCTACCCCAGCCTGCTAGCCATTCCGCCGGAGCTTAAGGTAGATGTGGTGACTATCTTCCGCCGCCCCGACCAGGTAGAACCGGTTGTTCAGGAAGCGATTCAGCGGGGAGTCAAGACAGTGTGGATGCAACTCGGGGTCATTAACCCTGAGGCGGCTGCAAAAGCAGAGGCTGCCGGCCTGGAAGTAGTGATGGACAAATGTATAAAAATTGAGCACGGCAAATGGAAGGAGAATGGCGCACTATGA
- a CDS encoding M23 family metallopeptidase, with the protein MTKPSLKEHRLPFYGKVLFLPKLDLSRFQGKGKTSLIAVSALIISLLAVVGWLAFPSANALQVVVEGTEIGLVKDRQTAEQAFDMLLAEVNQTAKSPLTYRENITYQPVRAKANQLLSAEELKEALARRLTFLTGAVALEINGEPRLVLADEKAARQVLQRVKETHTPKGERISNLQVIFEEKVLLVPQNVEPDQVIDVEEATRRMLEGTKKIEQHVVEPGESLWLIARNNKTTVEELREANPQLKSDGLKIGQQINLLRADPLINVSVSYQRTVKETIPAPVRVQSDTNLWRGQERVLERGKPGEKEVVYDISERNGVQIRREVLTEKVISQPETRVVSRGTKQMLASREGMGTGRLGWPVRGRITSPFGIRRGGFHTGIDLAGGTGDPVFASESGRVSFSGWLGNYGRRVVIDHGEGLSTSYSHLSSNKVKAGDQVDRGDLIGLIGSTGRSTGPHLHFEVLTNGYFRNPINYLSR; encoded by the coding sequence TTGACTAAACCCAGCCTGAAAGAGCACCGGTTGCCGTTCTACGGCAAGGTTTTGTTCCTGCCAAAACTCGATTTGAGCCGTTTCCAGGGGAAAGGCAAAACCTCTCTGATCGCGGTTTCTGCCTTGATCATATCCCTTCTGGCGGTGGTTGGCTGGTTGGCGTTTCCTTCTGCCAATGCATTGCAAGTCGTAGTGGAAGGGACAGAAATTGGACTCGTAAAGGATCGCCAGACAGCGGAACAGGCGTTTGATATGCTCCTGGCAGAAGTAAACCAGACCGCCAAAAGCCCCTTAACATACAGGGAAAACATTACATATCAACCTGTCAGGGCTAAAGCTAATCAGCTTTTGTCGGCGGAAGAGCTCAAGGAAGCCCTTGCCCGTAGGCTTACCTTTCTTACCGGAGCAGTAGCCTTGGAAATTAACGGCGAACCCCGGCTGGTATTGGCAGACGAAAAAGCTGCCCGCCAGGTTTTGCAAAGGGTAAAAGAAACCCATACGCCCAAGGGCGAAAGGATATCCAACCTGCAGGTTATTTTTGAGGAAAAAGTGCTCTTGGTGCCTCAAAATGTGGAGCCTGATCAGGTGATCGATGTTGAAGAAGCAACCCGCAGGATGCTGGAGGGAACAAAAAAAATTGAGCAGCATGTCGTCGAGCCTGGCGAATCCCTCTGGTTAATAGCCCGTAACAATAAGACGACCGTGGAGGAACTGAGAGAAGCTAATCCCCAGTTAAAGTCAGACGGCCTTAAGATCGGCCAGCAGATAAACCTGCTCAGGGCTGACCCCCTGATAAATGTGTCTGTATCTTACCAGCGCACTGTTAAGGAAACGATCCCTGCTCCTGTTAGGGTGCAAAGCGATACCAACCTTTGGCGAGGGCAGGAACGGGTTTTGGAACGGGGAAAGCCGGGGGAAAAAGAAGTCGTTTACGATATCTCGGAACGAAATGGTGTTCAGATCAGACGGGAAGTGCTGACAGAGAAGGTAATATCGCAACCTGAAACAAGGGTAGTCAGCCGGGGAACAAAACAGATGCTCGCCTCCCGGGAAGGGATGGGAACCGGTCGGCTTGGCTGGCCGGTAAGGGGCCGGATCACCTCCCCATTTGGGATCAGACGGGGCGGTTTCCATACCGGCATCGATCTTGCAGGGGGTACCGGCGATCCTGTTTTTGCTTCCGAGAGCGGCCGGGTTTCTTTTTCGGGATGGCTGGGGAATTACGGCAGACGGGTTGTAATCGACCACGGCGAAGGTTTGTCCACCAGTTATAGCCATCTGTCCAGTAATAAAGTAAAAGCAGGAGACCAGGTAGACAGGGGAGATTTAATCGGCCTTATCGGCAGCACCGGCCGCAGCACTGGACCCCACCTGCATTTTGAAGTGCTGACGAACGGATATTTCCGCAACCCCATTAATTACCTGAGCAGATAG
- a CDS encoding heme lyase CcmF/NrfE family subunit — protein sequence MANVAYLALVLAFFTSIYAAVSFVVGVKSNNYRLLQSARGGVLAVAFLTTIASLLLMYFLLSSNFAIKYVYNYTSIHLPAFYKFAAFWAGSDGSLLLWAWLLAVFTAIVAYTRRFQDDTRLPWVNVVMLVNSIFFLSLLITNSNPFATFDYIPADGRGLNPMLQNPGMLFHPITIFLGYVGFAVPFAFAMAALIIKKVDDDWVKLTRRWSVVAWMFLTLGNLYGAQWAYVELGWGGYWAWDPVENASFMPWLTGTAFIHSIMIQERKNMLQAWNFSLIILTYLLTLFGTFIVRSGILTSVHDFGDSAVGGIFLVFIAIMLSLSVFLMIDRGHLLKDKQELKSYLSKESSFLLNNLLLLGSAFAVFWGTVFPLVSEAVRGIKVTVSAPFFNQVNGPIFLAMLFLMGVCPLIAWQRSSAKNLRDNFMWPMAFALGVGVLLYFILPDKRLVPILGFVICAFVLVTIVVEFYRGTLVRSRLTGDGNLVSLGRLMLRNRRRYGGYIVHLGIVLLAIGIIGSSFYKQEVTKTVSVGEEIRLGPYTMTYKGLQNRDQGPNVVVFAQMPVFRHGHHVGFVMPEKVFFENWEQPSTEVSIVSSLREDFYVILSTWESYGKEATFKVYINPLIAWMWIGGYLLVIGTLFAVWPGRGVDLGPKYTREKQMS from the coding sequence TTGGCAAATGTAGCATACCTGGCCCTGGTGCTGGCATTTTTCACCAGTATCTATGCGGCAGTAAGCTTTGTGGTTGGAGTTAAGAGCAATAACTACCGGTTGCTGCAGAGCGCCCGCGGCGGGGTCCTGGCAGTTGCCTTCTTAACTACCATCGCGTCCCTGCTATTAATGTATTTTTTACTTTCAAGCAATTTCGCAATTAAATATGTCTATAATTACACCAGTATCCACCTGCCGGCCTTTTATAAATTTGCGGCTTTTTGGGCCGGCAGCGATGGGTCTCTTCTATTATGGGCCTGGCTCCTGGCGGTGTTTACCGCGATAGTGGCTTATACCCGCCGCTTCCAGGATGATACCCGGCTCCCCTGGGTTAATGTGGTCATGCTGGTTAACAGTATTTTTTTCTTATCGCTTCTGATTACAAATTCAAATCCCTTTGCAACCTTTGATTACATTCCTGCCGACGGCCGCGGCCTAAACCCAATGTTGCAAAACCCGGGGATGTTGTTTCACCCGATCACAATCTTCCTTGGCTATGTGGGGTTTGCGGTGCCCTTCGCCTTTGCCATGGCGGCCCTGATCATTAAAAAAGTTGACGACGATTGGGTCAAATTAACCCGTCGCTGGTCGGTGGTAGCCTGGATGTTTCTTACTCTGGGAAACTTGTATGGAGCTCAGTGGGCTTATGTAGAGTTGGGTTGGGGGGGGTATTGGGCCTGGGATCCAGTAGAAAACGCTTCTTTTATGCCCTGGTTGACCGGAACGGCCTTTATTCACTCCATCATGATTCAAGAGCGGAAAAATATGCTGCAGGCCTGGAATTTTTCCCTCATCATCCTCACCTACCTGTTAACCCTATTTGGCACCTTTATAGTGCGCAGCGGAATCTTAACCTCTGTGCATGACTTTGGCGACTCAGCTGTGGGAGGCATATTCCTGGTCTTTATAGCAATCATGCTGTCCTTATCAGTTTTTTTGATGATTGACAGGGGTCATCTGTTAAAAGACAAACAGGAGCTCAAGTCTTACCTGTCCAAGGAGAGCAGCTTTTTACTGAATAACCTGCTTTTGCTAGGCTCGGCCTTTGCAGTCTTTTGGGGAACCGTTTTCCCCTTGGTTTCGGAGGCTGTTCGCGGCATCAAGGTTACCGTCAGCGCGCCGTTTTTTAACCAGGTCAATGGGCCTATTTTCTTGGCCATGCTGTTTCTGATGGGAGTTTGCCCGTTAATTGCATGGCAGCGTTCTTCGGCTAAAAATCTGCGCGACAATTTTATGTGGCCGATGGCTTTCGCACTAGGGGTAGGAGTGCTGCTTTACTTTATCCTGCCGGACAAGCGGCTGGTGCCTATTCTGGGTTTTGTGATCTGCGCTTTCGTCCTGGTCACAATCGTGGTGGAGTTTTACCGCGGTACCCTGGTGCGCAGCAGGCTTACCGGAGACGGTAATCTTGTTTCCTTAGGCCGGTTGATGCTAAGAAACCGGAGGCGCTATGGCGGCTATATCGTTCACCTGGGCATAGTTTTGCTTGCGATCGGTATTATCGGATCCAGCTTTTATAAACAGGAAGTAACAAAAACCGTCAGCGTAGGCGAAGAAATCAGGCTGGGGCCTTACACCATGACCTATAAAGGGCTGCAAAACCGGGATCAGGGACCAAATGTGGTGGTTTTTGCGCAAATGCCGGTATTCCGCCATGGCCACCATGTGGGATTTGTGATGCCAGAGAAGGTCTTTTTCGAAAATTGGGAGCAGCCCAGTACCGAAGTGAGTATTGTCAGCAGCCTGCGGGAAGATTTTTATGTAATACTGTCCACCTGGGAGAGTTACGGCAAAGAAGCTACTTTTAAAGTCTATATTAACCCGCTAATCGCCTGGATGTGGATCGGCGGATATCTGCTGGTGATCGGAACACTGTTTGCGGTCTGGCCGGGCAGAGGCGTTGATTTGGGCCCCAAGTACACGCGCGAAAAACAAATGAGTTAA
- a CDS encoding cytochrome c maturation protein CcmE: MKQRHKMIIGFLVIILAMAAMITVSIGSAAGYQLTVSEVLAKGKELKGSYLLVEAYLIPETVNWDNRKIELRFFVTDGAGKMQVVFNDVPPDNLTVPDTQIILRGKYDAGAQIFLADKVQTRCPSRYEAAEGEHPREQKR, translated from the coding sequence GTGAAACAGCGCCATAAAATGATCATCGGCTTCCTGGTAATTATCCTGGCCATGGCAGCCATGATTACCGTCAGTATTGGTTCCGCGGCTGGTTATCAACTAACGGTCTCCGAAGTGCTGGCTAAAGGAAAGGAGCTGAAAGGCAGCTATCTTTTGGTGGAGGCTTACCTGATACCAGAAACCGTTAATTGGGATAACAGAAAGATTGAACTGCGCTTTTTCGTCACCGATGGTGCCGGCAAAATGCAGGTTGTATTCAATGATGTTCCGCCAGACAATCTCACTGTACCCGATACACAGATAATTCTTAGAGGGAAGTATGATGCCGGGGCACAGATCTTTCTGGCGGACAAGGTCCAGACCCGCTGTCCGTCCAGATACGAAGCAGCTGAGGGAGAACACCCCAGGGAGCAAAAAAGATAA
- the trxB gene encoding thioredoxin-disulfide reductase yields the protein MKYDLLIIGGGPAGLTSGLYAARAGLKTLLLEKAAPGGQAAVTDMIDNYPGFPEGISGPELMMKFMAQAERFGLESRFEGVLEVSLSPGEKRVKTDGGEYSAQGVIIASGASPRELGVPGEKEFRGRGVSYCATCDGAFFRNKRVLVAGGGDAAVEEGIFLTKFASQVILVHRRDALRAARVLQDRAQVNEKMEIRYHTVVEEIRGGRLVEKVKLKDTKTGAVMEEPVSGVFVFVGTEPNTGFLGQTVTLNESGYILTNETLGTSVPGVFAAGDVRAKFLRQVSTAVGDGAVAAMAAERWLAEQAK from the coding sequence ATGAAATACGATTTGTTAATAATCGGCGGGGGGCCGGCGGGCCTGACTTCTGGCCTTTATGCCGCCAGAGCGGGATTAAAGACGCTGCTCTTAGAAAAAGCCGCTCCTGGCGGGCAGGCGGCTGTCACTGACATGATCGACAATTATCCGGGCTTCCCCGAAGGGATATCTGGTCCGGAACTGATGATGAAGTTTATGGCTCAGGCTGAGAGGTTTGGCCTGGAATCCAGGTTTGAAGGGGTCCTGGAAGTAAGCCTATCTCCGGGGGAAAAAAGGGTAAAAACCGATGGGGGAGAATATAGTGCTCAAGGGGTAATTATCGCCAGCGGCGCCAGCCCCCGGGAACTGGGAGTGCCGGGGGAAAAAGAGTTCCGCGGGAGAGGAGTATCCTATTGTGCCACCTGTGACGGCGCCTTTTTTCGCAATAAAAGGGTATTGGTGGCTGGGGGAGGAGATGCGGCAGTTGAGGAGGGCATCTTTCTCACCAAGTTTGCCAGTCAGGTAATACTGGTACACAGACGGGACGCCCTCAGGGCTGCCAGGGTTTTGCAGGACCGGGCCCAGGTAAATGAAAAAATGGAGATTCGTTATCACACCGTAGTGGAGGAAATCAGGGGCGGCCGCCTGGTGGAAAAGGTGAAGCTTAAGGATACAAAAACCGGCGCTGTGATGGAGGAACCTGTGAGCGGAGTGTTTGTCTTTGTAGGCACAGAACCTAATACGGGTTTTTTGGGTCAGACTGTCACCCTTAATGAGAGCGGTTATATTTTGACGAACGAGACGTTAGGCACGTCAGTGCCCGGTGTTTTTGCTGCCGGCGATGTGCGCGCAAAATTTTTACGGCAGGTTTCGACTGCCGTAGGGGATGGCGCGGTGGCGGCAATGGCTGCCGAGCGGTGGCTGGCTGAACAGGCCAAATAG